The following proteins are encoded in a genomic region of Candidatus Methylomirabilis lanthanidiphila:
- a CDS encoding phosphoheptose isomerase, translating to MKSDIAHSHREIAEAIFRESAGLTLAFLEGHLDLVVQVAAAIAGALRTGRKVLVFGNGGSAADAQHLAGELVNCFLLDRPALPAIALTTDGSILTSISNDRGYAQIFARQVEALGAAGDVAIGISTSGRSSSVICGIETAGKLQLYTVAFTGGDGGKLAGLVDYAFVVPSQSTPRIQEVHATLGHALCQLVEAELFGVPQVRGNS from the coding sequence ATGAAATCCGACATCGCTCATTCGCATCGGGAGATTGCCGAGGCAATATTCCGTGAGAGTGCCGGGCTGACGCTCGCCTTTCTGGAAGGCCACCTGGACTTAGTGGTTCAGGTTGCTGCAGCGATCGCGGGCGCCCTGCGGACTGGACGAAAGGTGTTGGTATTCGGCAACGGCGGGAGCGCGGCTGACGCCCAGCATCTTGCGGGTGAGCTGGTGAATTGTTTCCTGCTCGACCGACCGGCGCTGCCCGCTATCGCGCTGACCACCGACGGATCGATTCTGACGAGTATCAGTAATGATCGGGGCTATGCTCAGATCTTTGCGCGCCAGGTTGAAGCCTTAGGGGCCGCCGGCGACGTAGCCATCGGAATCAGTACGAGCGGTCGATCTTCCAGCGTCATATGTGGAATCGAGACGGCGGGCAAGTTGCAGCTCTATACGGTTGCATTCACCGGCGGAGACGGGGGCAAGCTTGCCGGGCTGGTGGATTATGCATTTGTGGTCCCCTCTCAATCAACACCCAGGATCCAGGAGGTCCACGCGACGCTCGGTCACGCCCTCTGTCAACTGGTTGAGGCGGAGCTGTTCGGCGTACCACAGGTAAGGGGGAACTCGTGA
- a CDS encoding preprotein translocase subunit SecF, translating to MIEILGKTQVDFVAWRRIAFIVSSILCLLGVVSIIQIGRGAANLGIDFAGGTSVQLKFSRPVDLGQVRTLLAENGLKDSEPQQFAGGDRIMVRSKRAESGQVGMAQRVQDIFSKGLPDNPFVVEGTNEVGPAIGKDLQRAALWAIGISLLGIIAYIAWRFEFKFGVAAAIATLHDVLAVLGLFMILNREITLLIVTALLTLAGYSLTDTVVVFDRIRENLQGRRKESLGEVINISINEVLSRTIVTSLTVLLVLLALFLLGGEVLHDFSLALIAGVCIGTYSSWFVASPIVYEWRTWERAKVQASAKAKAKG from the coding sequence ATGATTGAAATACTCGGCAAGACACAGGTCGATTTCGTTGCCTGGCGGAGGATTGCGTTCATAGTCTCATCAATCCTCTGCCTCCTCGGAGTTGTTTCGATTATCCAAATCGGGCGCGGCGCGGCGAATCTCGGGATTGACTTTGCCGGCGGCACCTCTGTGCAGCTCAAGTTCAGCAGGCCGGTGGATCTTGGTCAGGTCAGGACGTTACTGGCGGAGAACGGCCTGAAGGACAGTGAGCCGCAGCAGTTCGCCGGCGGGGACCGCATCATGGTTCGCTCGAAGCGGGCAGAGAGTGGTCAGGTCGGAATGGCCCAGCGCGTGCAGGATATTTTCTCCAAGGGGTTGCCTGATAATCCCTTCGTTGTTGAGGGAACAAATGAGGTCGGGCCGGCCATCGGGAAGGATCTTCAGAGAGCCGCCTTGTGGGCTATCGGCATTTCCCTGCTCGGCATTATCGCCTACATCGCCTGGCGCTTCGAATTCAAGTTTGGGGTGGCCGCGGCCATCGCTACTCTCCATGATGTATTGGCGGTTCTGGGATTGTTCATGATATTGAATAGAGAGATCACCCTCCTGATCGTCACCGCGCTGCTCACGCTCGCCGGTTATTCTCTAACCGATACCGTGGTCGTGTTTGACCGCATCCGAGAGAATCTGCAGGGTCGGCGGAAAGAATCGCTGGGCGAGGTCATTAATATAAGTATCAACGAGGTCCTCAGTCGAACGATTGTGACATCGCTGACGGTCCTCCTGGTTTTGCTCGCGCTCTTTCTGCTGGGCGGGGAGGTGCTGCACGATTTCTCCCTTGCGCTGATCGCGGGTGTGTGTATCGGCACCTACTCTTCCTGGTTTGTGGCGTCTCCCATTGTCTACGAGTGGCGTACGTGGGAGCGTGCCAAAGTGCAAGCGTCCGCCAAGGCGAAAGCCAAGGGCTAA
- a CDS encoding preprotein translocase subunit SecD has protein sequence MKKTVLWKILSLLLVTVIAGYYLFPTLTGRSSLPSLLPPLLPRAERLNLGLDLQGGMHLVLEVATEKAIENTVDRLIAELRRETEKDNIPIEQMTREGIDRIRIKLQAQEGLDGVRRILKNYSNLQQSGGTDPTELVLSLASGEGKRIQESAVQQSLETIRNRIDQFGVAEPHIVQEGERRIVVQLPGIKEPQRAINLIGKTALLEFKLVAEDANLDEAMAGKIRESDQLLYLRGTDEQQKMNKVPLVVQKLAVLTGDLLTSAQVQIDSQTNQPVVSIEFDREGTRLFGEATAANVGRRLAIVLDDTVYSAPVIREKIPGGKAQISGSFNMEEARDLAIILRAGALPAPVNIISNLTVGPSLGLDSIEKGVRAAILGGVLVIAFMAIYYKLSGVIANFALLLNLIWLLGALASLRATLTLPGIAGIILGIGMAVDSNVLILERIREELRLGKTVRSAIDGGYDKAFLTIIDSHVTTLITAFALFLFGTGPVKGFAVTLSLGVIFNLVTALTGTRVVYDWMTQRLNLKTLSI, from the coding sequence ATGAAAAAAACCGTACTATGGAAGATCCTTTCCCTTTTGCTGGTGACGGTGATCGCCGGCTACTATCTGTTTCCCACGCTAACCGGACGGTCGTCACTCCCGTCGTTGTTGCCGCCGTTGCTTCCGCGGGCCGAGCGGCTCAACCTTGGGCTTGACCTCCAAGGGGGGATGCACCTGGTTCTGGAGGTCGCGACCGAGAAAGCGATAGAAAATACGGTTGATCGGCTGATCGCCGAATTACGCCGCGAAACTGAAAAGGACAATATCCCCATTGAGCAGATGACTCGCGAGGGGATCGACCGGATCAGGATCAAGCTTCAGGCACAGGAAGGCCTGGACGGTGTGCGCCGCATCCTGAAAAACTACAGTAACCTGCAACAGTCCGGCGGTACCGATCCGACCGAACTGGTCTTGAGCCTTGCCTCTGGTGAAGGCAAGCGGATACAGGAGTCCGCTGTCCAACAAAGCCTGGAAACCATCCGGAATCGCATCGACCAGTTCGGTGTTGCCGAGCCGCATATCGTCCAGGAAGGAGAGCGGCGGATCGTCGTTCAGCTTCCCGGCATCAAGGAGCCGCAGCGGGCTATCAATCTGATCGGCAAGACCGCCCTGCTGGAGTTTAAACTGGTGGCGGAGGACGCCAATCTTGATGAGGCAATGGCAGGGAAGATCCGGGAGAGCGATCAGCTTCTCTATCTGCGCGGTACGGACGAACAGCAAAAAATGAATAAGGTTCCCCTTGTTGTGCAGAAGCTGGCCGTCTTGACCGGTGATCTGCTTACCTCGGCCCAGGTACAGATCGACAGCCAAACGAACCAGCCGGTGGTCTCTATTGAGTTTGATCGGGAGGGCACCAGACTCTTTGGCGAGGCGACGGCGGCCAATGTGGGCCGACGTCTGGCCATCGTTTTGGACGACACCGTCTATTCGGCCCCGGTTATCAGAGAGAAGATTCCAGGCGGCAAAGCCCAGATCTCCGGGAGTTTTAACATGGAGGAGGCGAGGGACCTGGCGATCATACTACGGGCCGGCGCGCTACCCGCCCCCGTCAATATCATTTCGAATTTGACGGTTGGCCCGTCGCTGGGTCTGGACTCTATCGAAAAAGGTGTACGGGCTGCGATTCTGGGCGGTGTCCTTGTTATCGCGTTCATGGCGATTTACTATAAATTGTCCGGTGTGATTGCCAACTTTGCGTTGCTGTTGAACCTCATCTGGCTGTTGGGGGCGTTGGCCAGTCTCAGGGCTACACTGACGTTGCCGGGCATTGCCGGCATCATCCTGGGAATCGGCATGGCAGTGGATTCGAACGTCCTGATTTTAGAGCGGATTCGTGAAGAGCTCCGATTGGGAAAGACCGTCCGGTCGGCCATTGACGGAGGTTACGATAAAGCGTTTCTTACCATCATCGACTCCCACGTCACGACGCTGATCACCGCGTTTGCGTTGTTCCTGTTCGGGACGGGACCGGTGAAAGGGTTCGCGGTCACGCTGAGCCTCGGGGTGATCTTCAATCTGGTGACGGCCCTGACGGGGACCCGGGTGGTCTATGATTGGATGACCCAGCGGTTGAATTTGAAAACACTGAGTATCTAG
- a CDS encoding arginine decarboxylase, with protein sequence MVNLAESRKVSFHTPGHKSGKGISTRFRKFVGPKIFTIDLTTLDEVDCLQRPVGVIKEAQELAAEAYGADHSFFLINGTTGGNHAMILSTASPGDEILIARNAHKSILTGIILSGAIPRFFLPTFDHELGMLLNVTVEEVGRTIAQHTKAKALSLTSPNYYGVTADLRAIVSMAKRRGILVLMDEAHGPHLHFHPRLPVSALDAGVDLCVQSTHKILGGMTQSSMLHLKGSDIDHPRVVKQLLLLQSTSPSYILMASLDLARMQMATEGEKLLSKAIDLANDARDRINRIPGLSCFGEADLRGRDFFLDVTKLTVCVKELGLSGFEVSAILNAEFGIQVEMADLFNILVIVSIGDRRDDLDRLVAALDSVAGRGARPQSRQAIPFLLPPLGQQFHLPPRDAFFAPSEHLPLAKAEGRISADIITIYPPGVPVLVPGEEVGSSAIDYLRSLASYGARIDGVLELDEPQIRVVRD encoded by the coding sequence ATGGTCAACCTTGCGGAAAGTCGCAAGGTCTCTTTCCACACCCCGGGGCACAAGAGCGGCAAGGGTATCTCGACCCGCTTCCGAAAGTTCGTCGGTCCCAAAATCTTTACCATCGATCTGACCACACTTGACGAGGTCGATTGCCTGCAGCGGCCGGTGGGCGTCATCAAGGAGGCCCAGGAGCTGGCGGCCGAGGCGTATGGGGCCGATCATTCCTTCTTTTTGATCAACGGCACCACCGGCGGCAATCATGCGATGATCCTGTCTACCGCCAGCCCCGGAGACGAGATCCTGATTGCGAGGAATGCGCACAAATCGATTCTGACCGGGATCATCTTGAGCGGCGCGATACCACGCTTCTTCCTGCCGACCTTCGACCACGAACTGGGCATGCTGTTAAACGTGACGGTCGAAGAGGTCGGACGCACCATCGCGCAGCATACGAAGGCCAAGGCCCTCTCGCTGACCAGCCCTAATTACTACGGCGTGACGGCCGACCTGCGCGCGATCGTCTCCATGGCCAAGCGCCGAGGGATCCTGGTGCTGATGGATGAGGCCCACGGCCCTCACCTCCATTTTCACCCAAGGTTACCCGTGTCGGCGCTCGATGCCGGAGTCGATCTGTGCGTGCAGTCCACTCATAAGATTCTGGGGGGGATGACTCAATCCTCCATGCTGCATCTGAAGGGTTCAGATATCGATCACCCCAGGGTGGTGAAACAGCTCCTGCTCCTGCAGAGTACCAGCCCGTCCTATATTCTGATGGCCTCGTTAGATCTGGCCAGAATGCAGATGGCGACCGAAGGGGAGAAGCTCTTGAGCAAAGCCATCGATCTGGCGAACGACGCGAGGGACCGGATCAATAGGATTCCAGGCCTATCCTGCTTTGGTGAGGCCGATCTGCGCGGCCGCGATTTCTTCCTGGATGTGACGAAACTCACTGTCTGCGTCAAGGAACTTGGTCTCAGCGGCTTCGAGGTCTCTGCCATCCTGAACGCCGAGTTCGGCATACAGGTGGAGATGGCCGACCTGTTCAATATACTGGTGATCGTCAGCATCGGCGACCGACGGGACGACCTGGATCGGCTGGTGGCGGCGCTCGACAGTGTAGCCGGCCGCGGCGCCCGTCCTCAAAGCCGGCAAGCCATCCCGTTCCTGCTTCCGCCTCTGGGTCAGCAGTTCCATCTGCCGCCGCGGGATGCCTTCTTTGCCCCCTCGGAGCACCTGCCGCTTGCGAAGGCAGAGGGGCGCATCAGCGCCGACATCATCACCATCTACCCCCCTGGGGTGCCCGTTCTTGTGCCCGGCGAAGAGGTGGGATCGTCGGCTATCGACTACCTCCGCTCGCTCGCGTCCTATGGCGCACGGATTGACGGCGTCCTGGAGTTGGATGAACCTCAGATTCGCGTCGTGCGCGATTGA
- a CDS encoding spermidine synthase — protein sequence MPIKNFRWFIEALSPEEGHLHGIQRALFSAQTPFQSLDIMELGSYGKALILDGKIQSSLLDEFIYHETLVHPAMLSHPAPKNVFIVGGGEGATLREVLRHPSVERALMVDIDEEVVNRCRELLPEWHRGAFDDPRAEVRFLDARRYLEETDERFDVIIIDISEPVEEGPAYLLFTREFYRIVHRRLTDHGVIALQAGTVSLSNLSCFTAIHQTLRTAFPVVAPYWATIPSFALPWGFSIASKGSDPRTFGPGAVDRLIAERIGPDLRYYDGQTHQMSFLLPKYVRRHLEEEKRIIEDNAPLFTFH from the coding sequence ATGCCGATCAAGAACTTTCGCTGGTTCATTGAAGCGCTGAGCCCGGAAGAAGGGCATCTGCACGGGATTCAACGAGCCCTGTTTTCGGCTCAGACTCCCTTTCAGTCCCTTGACATCATGGAGCTGGGCAGCTATGGCAAGGCGCTCATCCTCGACGGCAAGATTCAGTCCAGCCTCCTCGATGAGTTCATCTACCACGAAACTCTCGTACACCCGGCGATGCTCAGTCATCCCGCGCCCAAGAATGTATTCATCGTGGGTGGTGGGGAAGGGGCGACGTTGCGGGAGGTGCTTCGACATCCTTCTGTCGAACGCGCCCTGATGGTGGATATCGATGAGGAGGTTGTCAACCGATGCAGGGAGTTGCTGCCCGAGTGGCATAGGGGCGCGTTCGACGATCCGCGCGCCGAGGTTCGCTTTCTGGATGCCAGGCGGTACCTGGAGGAGACAGACGAGCGGTTTGACGTCATCATCATCGACATCTCTGAGCCGGTGGAGGAGGGTCCGGCCTATCTCCTCTTCACGCGGGAGTTTTATCGTATTGTGCACCGACGCCTGACGGATCATGGGGTCATCGCGTTGCAGGCGGGAACCGTCAGTCTTTCTAATCTGTCCTGCTTTACTGCCATACACCAGACCTTGCGGACCGCGTTCCCTGTGGTGGCTCCGTATTGGGCGACAATCCCTAGCTTTGCCCTGCCCTGGGGATTCTCCATCGCCTCTAAAGGGTCTGACCCGCGAACGTTTGGACCGGGTGCCGTCGATCGCCTCATCGCCGAACGGATAGGCCCCGACCTGCGGTATTACGATGGGCAGACGCATCAGATGTCTTTTCTCCTCCCAAAGTACGTACGGCGGCACCTTGAGGAGGAGAAGCGGATCATTGAAGACAACGCCCCCCTCTTTACCTTCCACTGA
- a CDS encoding S-adenosylmethionine decarboxylase, with protein MQALGKHLLVELHGCNPESLKKAEVVKDILVSAANACKATIVDTSFHEFNPFGVSGVVVIAESHISIHTWPEYRYAAVDIFTCGDVLKPEVAVDYIAARFRCKKPSVVEMRRGIIPGHVGKLMHKLSPSMEKAVDADQELSLVH; from the coding sequence TTGCAAGCACTCGGGAAACACCTGTTGGTGGAACTACACGGTTGTAACCCAGAGTCGCTGAAAAAAGCTGAAGTTGTCAAAGACATCCTGGTTTCCGCGGCGAATGCCTGTAAGGCTACCATCGTTGACACTTCCTTCCACGAGTTCAACCCCTTCGGTGTGAGCGGCGTGGTTGTGATCGCCGAATCTCACATCTCGATTCACACCTGGCCGGAATATCGGTATGCGGCGGTTGATATCTTTACCTGTGGGGATGTTCTTAAGCCCGAGGTGGCGGTAGACTACATCGCCGCCCGCTTTCGGTGTAAAAAGCCGTCGGTAGTGGAGATGCGGCGGGGAATCATCCCCGGACACGTGGGGAAACTCATGCACAAGCTCAGCCCGTCCATGGAGAAGGCCGTCGATGCCGATCAAGAACTTTCGCTGGTTCATTGA
- a CDS encoding DegT/DnrJ/EryC1/StrS aminotransferase protein family protein yields MRVPFLDLKAQYAVVKDAIRRAIDEVCDNQQFILGPQVRRLEHEIARYCGAPHAVGVSSGTDALLLALMALGIGAGDEVITTPYTFIATAGSIARSGARPVFVDIDPARFTIDSGLIADRITERTRAILPVHLFGRCAEMEPIRTLAAQHQLAVIEDAAQAIGAEDEYGRRAGSIGLMGCFSFYPTKNLGGFGDGGMVVTNDPALASTLFALRNHGSSTKYLHTLLGGNFRLDELQAALLAVKLQYLDRWTEQRIANAEQYDALFRKRGLEHRLQLPEIPKKERHVFNQYVIRTPERDALSHFLESREIGHDIYYPVPLHLQACFEYLGYKKGDMPISEQAAKDALALPIYPELTSPMLEYVVDAVQAFYDT; encoded by the coding sequence ATGCGGGTCCCCTTCTTGGATCTCAAAGCGCAGTACGCTGTCGTCAAAGACGCAATCAGACGCGCGATAGACGAGGTATGCGACAATCAGCAGTTTATTCTTGGCCCCCAGGTTCGCCGACTTGAGCATGAGATTGCGCGCTATTGCGGCGCCCCCCATGCAGTAGGCGTTTCTTCAGGCACCGACGCTCTGCTGCTGGCTCTCATGGCCTTGGGCATCGGCGCGGGAGATGAGGTCATCACGACCCCGTATACCTTCATCGCCACGGCGGGATCGATCGCCAGATCCGGGGCCAGACCGGTGTTTGTCGATATCGATCCGGCCCGCTTCACGATCGATTCGGGGCTGATCGCTGACCGAATCACGGAGCGTACCCGCGCGATTCTTCCGGTTCATCTGTTCGGTCGCTGTGCCGAGATGGAGCCCATCCGCACGTTAGCGGCCCAGCACCAACTCGCTGTGATAGAAGACGCCGCCCAGGCTATTGGAGCAGAGGACGAATACGGCAGACGGGCCGGCAGTATTGGGCTCATGGGTTGCTTTTCGTTTTATCCCACAAAAAACCTGGGAGGTTTCGGTGATGGTGGAATGGTCGTCACCAACGACCCCGCACTGGCCTCAACGCTTTTCGCGCTGCGAAACCACGGATCGTCAACCAAATATCTCCACACGCTTCTCGGCGGTAACTTCCGCCTTGACGAGCTACAGGCGGCCCTTCTGGCCGTCAAGCTTCAATACCTCGATCGGTGGACGGAACAACGGATCGCAAATGCCGAGCAGTACGATGCGCTCTTCCGCAAAAGAGGCTTGGAGCATCGGCTCCAGCTTCCGGAAATTCCCAAGAAGGAACGACACGTCTTCAACCAGTATGTCATCAGAACCCCGGAGAGAGATGCGCTGAGCCATTTCCTTGAGTCTCGGGAAATCGGCCACGACATCTACTACCCTGTGCCGCTCCACCTTCAGGCATGCTTCGAGTACCTGGGGTACAAGAAGGGCGATATGCCGATATCCGAACAGGCCGCGAAAGACGCATTAGCTTTACCGATCTATCCGGAGCTGACCTCGCCGATGCTGGAATATGTGGTGGATGCCGTCCAAGCCTTCTACGACACATGA
- a CDS encoding Fe-S oxidoreductase: MRFPLHITTDMIKHQIRHGLKGNTRYPFVLMLEPLYTCNLACLGCSVERHTGRIEDRLTLDECLQAADDSGAPVVSLCGGEPTIYPELKGLVEGIIARKRHIYLCTNGLLLDRTVYGVVAPHNRMTINIHLDGLKQTHDQVCDREGVFEKAIEMIREGKRLGYRITTNTTIFKETDLDEVEVLCRLLREHRVDGMLLSPGYQYASVESDFFLAREEIHQKFQRVLDLSKQYRLTSTPMFLEFAAGMREYPCSPWSTVTYTPQGWRGPCYLIGEKYYRTFEEFWQSVDWDYWESRQDPRCYNCKMHSGFEASVVRGLRNSPKDMLRMAIWNFLE, encoded by the coding sequence ATGAGATTTCCGCTGCATATTACGACCGATATGATTAAGCACCAGATCCGCCATGGGCTCAAAGGCAACACACGGTATCCGTTCGTCCTCATGCTCGAACCATTGTATACATGCAACCTGGCCTGTCTGGGGTGTTCTGTTGAGCGGCATACCGGGCGAATCGAGGACCGGTTGACACTGGACGAGTGTCTGCAGGCAGCGGATGACTCCGGCGCTCCGGTCGTCTCGCTCTGCGGCGGAGAGCCTACGATCTACCCTGAGCTAAAGGGGCTGGTAGAGGGCATTATTGCCCGTAAGCGACACATCTACCTGTGCACGAACGGGTTGCTGCTCGATCGAACCGTGTACGGCGTAGTCGCGCCGCACAACCGGATGACAATCAACATCCACCTGGACGGGCTGAAGCAAACCCACGATCAGGTCTGCGACAGAGAGGGAGTCTTCGAAAAAGCGATCGAGATGATCAGGGAGGGTAAGCGGCTCGGTTATCGTATCACGACCAATACCACCATCTTCAAAGAGACCGATCTGGACGAGGTCGAGGTGCTGTGTCGCCTGCTGCGAGAGCATCGGGTGGACGGAATGCTCCTCTCGCCCGGGTACCAGTATGCCTCGGTCGAGTCCGATTTCTTCCTGGCTCGAGAGGAGATTCATCAGAAGTTCCAAAGGGTACTCGATCTGTCGAAACAGTATCGACTGACCTCCACCCCGATGTTCCTCGAGTTTGCGGCCGGCATGCGCGAGTATCCCTGCTCCCCGTGGAGCACCGTCACCTATACCCCTCAAGGCTGGAGGGGGCCCTGTTACCTCATCGGGGAGAAGTATTATCGGACGTTTGAGGAGTTCTGGCAAAGTGTGGATTGGGACTACTGGGAGTCCCGGCAGGATCCGCGCTGTTACAATTGCAAGATGCACTCCGGCTTCGAGGCCTCCGTCGTCCGCGGACTCCGAAACAGCCCGAAGGATATGCTCAGGATGGCCATCTGGAACTTTTTGGAGTAG
- a CDS encoding squalene cyclase: MLVPSERHPQLEVRSATLSADRSPLGEAIEQARARLLAMQDPAGFWVAELEADSTLTSEYIMLRYLLGKVDETKLRKAAAYLRDTQLPDGGWNIYYGGPSHLSTTVKAYFALKLIGHSKEEPFMRRAREVILDQGGLLRANVFTKFTLAIFGQLDWRGVPAMPAEPFLLPERSFFNMHEISYWSRTVLTPLMIIFAHKPVIPIPAGADLMELRGEFTPKHDYWFPRDPRRLSWQNLFLAADRLLHWYERHPIPRIRQLAIERATTWMLHRMGEGGLGGIYPAMANSVIALRCLGYEVEHSLVARAFKQIEALEVEDERTLHLQPCLSPVWDTCLAVNALAASGLPADHPALISACEWLLSKQTRTVGDWKVKAPAAEPGGWYFQFENEFYPDIDDSAVVMTALIKTDLPDRATKDAALRQALRWVLPLQSSDGGWAAYDKDNNKRFLNEHPFADHKALLDPPTADLTGRMLEMLGYLGWNNTAPAVQRALAFLKREQEPAGCWYGRWGVNYIYGTWAVLAGLHAIGEPMDQPYIRRAVDWLISHQNPDGGWGESCYSYEDPRTAGQGPSTASQTAWALLGLLHAGVVQHPAVTRGIDYLLRTQRADGEWEEREFTGTGFPRVFYLRYHLYRLYFPLWALSLYRTLVQKAASGHDDNGAPYSAQQDQ, from the coding sequence ATGTTGGTGCCATCTGAAAGACATCCGCAGCTTGAGGTGAGAAGCGCTACGCTGTCGGCTGACCGCAGCCCGCTTGGCGAGGCGATCGAACAGGCTCGGGCTCGACTCCTGGCGATGCAAGACCCTGCAGGTTTCTGGGTAGCGGAGTTGGAGGCCGACTCCACACTCACCTCCGAATACATCATGCTCCGTTACCTGCTCGGCAAGGTAGACGAGACCAAGCTGCGCAAGGCCGCAGCCTACCTGCGCGACACGCAACTGCCCGATGGCGGTTGGAACATCTACTATGGCGGGCCAAGCCACCTGAGCACGACGGTCAAGGCCTATTTCGCGCTCAAGCTCATCGGTCACTCCAAGGAGGAGCCGTTCATGCGGCGGGCCCGAGAGGTGATCCTTGATCAGGGCGGCCTCCTGCGGGCCAACGTCTTCACCAAGTTTACCCTCGCCATCTTCGGCCAGCTTGATTGGCGCGGCGTCCCGGCCATGCCCGCCGAGCCATTCCTCCTCCCCGAACGGTCGTTTTTTAACATGCATGAGATCTCCTACTGGTCCAGGACCGTGCTCACCCCCTTGATGATCATCTTCGCCCATAAGCCGGTCATACCCATCCCAGCCGGAGCCGATCTCATGGAGCTTCGTGGGGAGTTCACGCCGAAGCATGACTACTGGTTTCCTCGAGATCCCCGGCGGCTGTCATGGCAAAACCTTTTCCTGGCTGCTGACCGGCTGCTCCACTGGTATGAGCGGCATCCGATTCCGCGCATCCGCCAATTAGCGATAGAGCGGGCTACAACTTGGATGCTTCACCGAATGGGGGAAGGCGGCCTCGGCGGGATCTATCCGGCAATGGCAAACTCGGTCATCGCGCTGCGCTGTCTGGGCTATGAGGTCGAGCACTCTTTGGTGGCCAGGGCGTTCAAACAGATCGAGGCCCTCGAGGTGGAAGACGAACGGACCCTTCATCTGCAGCCTTGTCTCTCTCCCGTCTGGGATACCTGTCTGGCGGTCAATGCGCTGGCCGCATCCGGGCTCCCCGCCGACCATCCTGCCCTGATCAGCGCGTGCGAATGGCTCCTCTCGAAGCAGACCAGGACCGTGGGGGACTGGAAGGTGAAGGCTCCGGCCGCCGAACCGGGCGGCTGGTACTTTCAGTTCGAGAATGAGTTCTACCCCGATATTGACGACAGCGCGGTAGTGATGACTGCCCTGATCAAGACCGACCTCCCCGACCGAGCCACAAAAGATGCGGCGCTCAGACAGGCGCTCAGATGGGTCCTCCCGCTGCAGTCAAGTGATGGCGGCTGGGCGGCGTACGACAAGGATAACAACAAGCGGTTCCTGAACGAGCACCCATTCGCCGACCACAAGGCGCTGCTCGATCCACCCACCGCGGATCTGACCGGGCGGATGCTCGAGATGCTCGGCTATCTCGGTTGGAACAACACGGCTCCGGCAGTTCAGCGCGCACTGGCATTCCTCAAGCGGGAGCAGGAGCCGGCAGGGTGCTGGTACGGCCGATGGGGAGTCAATTACATCTACGGGACCTGGGCGGTACTCGCGGGCCTCCACGCCATCGGAGAGCCGATGGACCAGCCGTACATCCGGCGAGCCGTTGACTGGCTCATCAGCCACCAGAACCCGGACGGCGGCTGGGGCGAATCGTGCTATTCCTACGAGGACCCGCGGACAGCCGGCCAGGGCCCGAGCACCGCCTCCCAGACCGCCTGGGCGCTCTTGGGCCTGCTGCACGCCGGTGTCGTGCAGCATCCGGCAGTAACAAGGGGCATCGACTACCTCCTCCGGACCCAGAGAGCGGATGGCGAGTGGGAGGAACGAGAATTCACGGGGACAGGATTCCCCCGCGTCTTTTATCTCCGGTACCATCTCTACCGGCTCTACTTTCCGCTCTGGGCCTTGTCTCTGTATCGCACCCTAGTCCAGAAGGCCGCTTCTGGCCACGATGACAACGGCGCGCCCTACTCGGCCCAGCAAGATCAGTAG